A window of the Pseudobacteriovorax antillogorgiicola genome harbors these coding sequences:
- a CDS encoding NFACT RNA binding domain-containing protein, whose product MSDSYDHVKIRTAKSWQGKQPIYVFQSSFSGIKSADNPIKKFFVVIDSRQDVFGVRLTVDKPESLVPQGGMVNQMRKHCKGATIGDILKDDSNGNLWIVLYSQGQEWFLRLAKSRPPEMALVNPDGEMVMRMGMKGTFTKKKPLEDQVPGLNPSLISIKNEMIADFLKQFDEEVEENSEDDDDLDEEENDLSKEQRVLLQKLKRKLKTYRKAAEKQLGKIPEPKDIENMDKHAHLLQSFAYLVKDGDFQLELPKELSGQTEDIVIELDTEKSVGANIENFFVGAKKARKSREMGLKVAESNRKDLEQLESDLKMLQEPLPLSEVELLFDKYKLPRVQASNTQAKAAAVAKPYRVFKSSSGHDILVGKGPRENDELTKSAKTNDYWIHTSAVAGSHIVVPAAKDIRQALPSQLLREAAILAVHYSKLRSDMAGEVYVARRSEIKKQKGMPPGLWNVERCKTLFFRYSQEDLKQVLDRLQSQ is encoded by the coding sequence ACGTGAAGATTCGCACAGCTAAGAGCTGGCAGGGAAAGCAACCCATCTATGTATTCCAGTCGTCCTTTTCTGGAATTAAAAGCGCCGATAACCCCATAAAAAAGTTCTTTGTCGTCATCGACTCAAGGCAGGATGTATTTGGGGTCCGCCTCACCGTTGATAAGCCAGAGTCCCTGGTTCCGCAAGGAGGGATGGTCAACCAGATGCGCAAGCACTGCAAAGGAGCGACCATTGGCGACATCCTAAAAGACGATAGTAACGGTAATCTGTGGATAGTGCTTTATAGTCAAGGCCAAGAGTGGTTCCTGCGCCTTGCTAAAAGCCGCCCACCTGAAATGGCTCTCGTCAATCCAGATGGTGAGATGGTCATGCGCATGGGAATGAAGGGAACCTTCACCAAGAAAAAGCCCTTAGAAGATCAAGTCCCTGGCCTTAATCCAAGCTTGATATCAATCAAAAACGAGATGATCGCCGATTTTCTGAAGCAGTTTGATGAGGAAGTCGAGGAGAACTCTGAGGATGACGATGACCTTGACGAAGAGGAGAACGATCTATCAAAGGAACAACGGGTTCTGCTACAAAAACTCAAGCGGAAGCTAAAAACTTATCGCAAAGCTGCTGAAAAGCAGCTTGGCAAGATACCCGAGCCTAAAGATATTGAAAACATGGACAAGCATGCTCACCTTCTGCAATCATTTGCCTATTTGGTAAAGGATGGTGACTTCCAGCTAGAGCTTCCGAAAGAGCTAAGCGGCCAAACTGAAGATATCGTCATTGAATTGGACACAGAGAAATCGGTGGGGGCCAATATTGAAAACTTTTTCGTTGGAGCTAAGAAGGCTCGAAAATCCCGCGAGATGGGGCTTAAGGTCGCCGAGAGCAATCGTAAAGACCTTGAGCAGCTCGAATCCGACCTAAAAATGCTTCAGGAGCCACTACCACTATCGGAAGTGGAGCTACTATTTGATAAGTACAAGCTGCCCCGTGTGCAAGCGTCTAACACCCAAGCCAAGGCCGCAGCAGTTGCCAAACCTTATCGTGTTTTTAAGTCATCTTCGGGGCATGACATCCTCGTGGGTAAAGGGCCGCGGGAAAACGACGAGCTAACTAAAAGCGCTAAGACCAATGACTATTGGATCCACACATCGGCGGTAGCTGGCTCTCATATTGTCGTACCAGCAGCCAAGGATATTCGCCAAGCTCTGCCCAGCCAGCTTCTCCGAGAAGCTGCGATTCTAGCTGTTCATTACTCCAAACTGCGCTCGGATATGGCCGGTGAAGTTTATGTGGCTCGCCGTTCTGAGATCAAAAAGCAGAAGGGGATGCCCCCCGGCCTTTGGAATGTGGAGCGATGCAAAACTTTGTT